From the Flavobacteriales bacterium genome, one window contains:
- a CDS encoding biopolymer transporter ExbD produces MSKFKKKGSKEAPPISTASLPDIVFMLLFFFMIATVIRDTSILVDQEMPKATEIQKLQKKSLVSCIYIGRPIKEMRSKYGDEPQIQLNDTYKTLNDIPDFIAKEREDKIEAQVPQMTTSLKVDKKVKMGIVTKVKQELRKVNALKINYAATEDNDR; encoded by the coding sequence ATGTCTAAATTCAAGAAAAAAGGCAGCAAAGAGGCTCCACCCATCTCAACAGCCTCTCTTCCTGACATCGTATTCATGCTCCTGTTCTTCTTCATGATCGCAACGGTGATCAGGGATACATCCATCCTCGTGGACCAGGAAATGCCTAAAGCCACAGAGATACAGAAATTACAGAAGAAGTCTCTGGTAAGTTGCATTTACATCGGACGCCCTATTAAGGAAATGCGTTCCAAATACGGGGATGAGCCGCAAATACAGCTCAATGATACCTATAAAACCCTGAATGACATCCCCGACTTCATCGCCAAAGAGCGTGAAGATAAGATCGAAGCACAGGTTCCGCAGATGACGACTTCTCTCAAAGTGGATAAAAAAGTGAAAATGGGCATCGTAACCAAGGTGAAACAGGAGTTGAGAAAAGTGAACGCACTCAAGATCAACTATGCCGCCACTGAGGACAACGACAGGTAA